The following are encoded in a window of Vigna unguiculata cultivar IT97K-499-35 chromosome 8, ASM411807v1, whole genome shotgun sequence genomic DNA:
- the LOC114195165 gene encoding non-specific lipid-transfer protein A-like, with amino-acid sequence MKRVSTSVFGLAIMLLMTVAAMKPVNGFSCVQAKLSLLTCLPFLTTNQQSPSSACCNGVSVVRASARTKPELREACECLKATANKTPNLNKDKVVQLPKLCNVDVGFPISKDIDFNT; translated from the coding sequence ATGAAGAGAGTGTCTACATCAGTTTTTGGTTTGGCAATTATGTTACTCATGACAGTTGCAGCCATGAAACCAGTGAATGGGTTTAGCTGTGTGCAGGCAAAGCTCTCATTGCTAACATGCTTACCTTTTCTCACCACGAATCAGCAGAGCCCATCAAGTGCTTGTTGTAATGGGGTGAGTGTTGTGAGAGCTTCAGCACGTACAAAACCTGAACTTCGTGAGGCATGTGAGTGTCTTAAGGCAACCGCCAATAAAACTCCTAACCTAAACAAAGACAAAGTTGTTCAACTTCCTAAATTATGTAACGTTGATGTGGGTTTTCCCATTTCCAAGGACATCGACTTTAACACGTAa
- the LOC114195166 gene encoding non-specific lipid-transfer protein A-like: protein MKRVSTSVLGLAVVLLVTIAAMKPVSGFSCVQAKLSLLTCLPFLTTNQESPSSVCCNAVRNVRASASTKPELREACDCLKATANETPNLNKDKAVQLPKLCNVDVGFSISKDIDCSKISSLARISG from the exons ATGAAGAGAGTATCTACATCAGTTTTAGGTTTGGCAGTTGTGCTACTCGTCACAATTGCAGCCATGAAACCAGTGAGTGGGTTCAGCTGTGTGCAGGCAAAACTCTCATTGCTGACATGCTTACCTTTTCTTACCACGAATCAAGAAAGTCCATCAAGTGTTTGTTGTAATGCGGTGAGGAATGTGAGAGCTTCCGCATCTACAAAACCTGAACTTCGTGAGGCATGTGACTGTCTTAAGGCAACCGCCAATGAAACTCCTAATCTAAACAAAGACAAAGCTGTTCAACTTCCTAAATTATGTAACGTTGATGTGGGTTTTTCCATCTCCAAAGACATTGATTGTAGCAA GATCTCTTCTTTAGCAAGAATTTCAGGATGA
- the LOC114193180 gene encoding non-specific lipid-transfer protein A-like: protein MKRVSASVFCLTVVLLLIVGAMKPVNGFSCLKAKLSLITCLPFLTLNENSPSTACCNAVSNVKVSAPTKPELREACECLKASSDEIPNLDKDKAIQLPKLCKVNVDFPISKDINCTNISL, encoded by the exons ATGAAGAGGGTATCTGCATCAGTTTTTTGTTTGACAGTTGTGTTACTTCTCATAGTTGGAGCCATGAAGCCAGTAAATGGCTTTAGCTGTTTGAAGGCAAAACTCTCACTGATAACATGCTTACCTTTTCTCACCTTGAATGAAAATAGCCCTTCAACTGCTTGTTGTAATGCGGTGAGCAATGTAAAAGTTTCAGCACCTACGAAACCTGAACTTCGTGAGGCATGTGAGTGTCTCAAGGCATCGTCTGATGAAATTCCTAACCTAGACAAAGATAAAGCCATTCAACTTCCAAAACTATGTAAAGTTAATGTGGATTTTCCCATCTCCAAAGACATCAATTGTACCAA caTCTCTCTCTGA